One segment of Solanum stenotomum isolate F172 chromosome 1, ASM1918654v1, whole genome shotgun sequence DNA contains the following:
- the LOC125842981 gene encoding uncharacterized protein LOC125842981 yields MSIDGGRFYWERNSDEKVKGIVIIFAWVSIQETELKSYVDLYASLGWSSLVCLADFATLYIPEKATSLAYSLLRELVEELRCWPCPVVVAALSGGSKACMYKFFQIVKGRSEAQVNLEDSQLVINCISGQIYDSCPVDFTADFGAQFAVPPTILKFPGSTKLLSLVAKGFTSGLDALFITRFGSQRSEYWRTLYSSVSFGAPFLILCSENDDIAPYQSVSKFAHSLQDMGADIKMIMWKSSCHIGMYKSDPIQYSIAIDQLLAQATSVFTSRIKKLGERNGLDDMHDEISHKICDLQNAAAESNGSFRRVAGGPNDHFFLPSISDRQNVSDSGSSSEERKDLPIWPNPSLSAHTVLGQILFDACVPKNVEGWDVKYTSSLKGQPFSSVRKHSPLNAIKNFRRSRL; encoded by the exons ATGTCAATCGACGGTGGAAGATTTTACTGGGAGAGGAATTCTGATGAAAAGGTCAAAGGAATTGTGATAATCTTCGCTTGGGTTTCAATTCAGGAAACTGAATTGAAGAGCTATGTTGATCTTTATGCTTCTCTTGGTTGGAGCTCTCTTGTCTGCCTTGCCGATTTCGCTACCCT ATACATACCTGAGAAGGCTACATCCCTGGCATATTCTCTTCTGAGAGAGCTTGTCGAG GAGCTAAGATGTTGGCCTTGTCCAGTTGTTGTGGCAGCTCTTTCTGGTGGTTCTAAGGCCTGCATGTATAAGTTTTTTCAG ATTGTTAAAGGGAGGTCTGAAGCTCAAGTTAATCTG GAGGACAGCCAATTGGTCATTAACTGCATCTCAGGTCAAATTTATGATTCTTGTCCTGTTGATTTCACTGCAGACTTTGGAGCACAATTTGCTGTGCCTCCCACAATTCTAAAGTTCCCCGGCTCCACAAAGCTACTGTCTCTGGTTGCGAAAGGTTTTACTTCTGGATTAGATGCCCTATTCATAACTAGGTTTGGATCCCAGCGTTCTGAGTATTGGCGAACTCTTTACTCCTCAGTT AGTTTTGGGGCCCCTTTTCTCATTTTGTGCTCAGAAAATGATGATATTGCACCATATCAATCTGTATCTAAATTTGCTCACAGCTTGCAAGACATGGGAGCAGATATCAAAATGATAATGTGGAAGAGTTCCTGTCACATAG GTATGTACAAGAGTGATCCCATCCAGTACAGCATTGCTATTGATCAACTACTTGCTCAGGCAACTTCAGTTTTCACTAGCAGAATTAAGAAACTAGGAGAGAGAAATGGCTTGGATGATATGCATGATGAGATATCTCACAAGATTTGTGACCTCCAAAATGCAGCAGCTGAGTCGAATGGAAGTTTTAGAAGAGTTGCAGGGGGACCAAATGATCACTTTTTCTTGCCAAGTATATCTGACCGTCAAAATGTTAGTGATTCTGGCTCTTCCTCCGAAGAAAGAAAAGATCTGCCTATTTGGCCAAATCCCAGTTTAAGTGCACACACTGTGCTTGGCCAAATCCTTTTTGATGCTTGTGTTCCTAAGAATGTTGAAGGTTGGGATGTTAAGTATACTTCTTCCTTAAAAGGCCAACCATTTTCCTCAGTGCGTAAGCATTCGCCACTAAATGCTATCAAAAACTTCCGCCGTTCACGGTTATGA
- the LOC125876140 gene encoding cyclin-dependent kinase inhibitor 7, producing MKATMGEFLKKCEKIRGGMKVTEIGNGGLRIRDNDVEEEVTSNCSMSSSTKRRKFGSVTDVDFSENSASPATSVMSVHIPTNSQCSSCYESGEVMMKSILKSLDLKAEEFGTYNSASFNGGFSENFKPIDLPNPPSEHCGDSEDMESSSTTTKKSSSSASAPRKQPSASKVPPEAEIEEFFSAAEKREQKRFAEKYNYDIVKDAPLEGRYQWVSLKP from the exons ATGAAAGCTACCATGGGAGAGTTTCTTAAGAAATGCGAGAAAATCAGGGGTGGAATGAAGGTGACGGAGATTGGAAATGGAGGTTTGAGAATAAGAGATAATGATGTGGAGGAGGAGGTTACGAGTAATTGTTCTATGAGCTCTTCAActaagagaagaaaatttggTTCTGTTACAGACGTTGATTTTAGTGAGAATTCAGCTTCGCCGGCTACATCTGTAATGTCTGTTCATATTCCGACGAATTCTCAGTGTTCGAGTTGTTATGAGTCTGGTGAAGTTATGATGAAGAGTATTTTGAAATCGTTAGATCTGAAG GCCGAGGAATTCGGAACGTACAATTCGGCTTCTTTTAACGGCGGTTTCAG TGAAAATTTCAAGCCAATTGATCTGCCGAATCCACCTAGTGAGCATTGCGGAGACTCGGAAGATATGGAGTCATCATCCACGACAACCAAAAAATCATCTTCGTCTGCCAGTGCTCCCCGGAAACAGCCGTCTGCGTCGAAGGTTCCACCAGAAGCGGAGATCGAAGAATTCTTTTCAGCAGCGGAAAAGCGCGAACAAAAAAGATTTGCAGAAAA GTACAATTACGATATCGTGAAGGATGCACCATTAGAGGGACGTTACCAGTGGGTTAGTTTGAAGCCTTGA